One Phycisphaerae bacterium RAS2 DNA window includes the following coding sequences:
- a CDS encoding YbaK / prolyl-tRNA synthetases associated domain protein yields the protein MQLEKLLRKEKIPFEKKTHRTAFTSQELAAAEHIPGRFVAKPVLVKGDKGFAMCVIAACDRLDLARAAQALGEPRVELATEQEMRIVCPDCEIGAEPPIGRLFNLKTVMDERLSNDTYLVMQAGTHTEAVKLLREDWERVCNPIKARIAV from the coding sequence ATGCAACTCGAGAAGCTGCTGCGAAAAGAGAAGATCCCATTTGAAAAGAAGACCCATCGAACCGCATTCACTTCGCAGGAACTGGCCGCCGCGGAGCACATTCCGGGGCGATTTGTCGCCAAGCCTGTGCTGGTAAAAGGCGACAAAGGGTTCGCGATGTGTGTCATTGCGGCATGCGATCGACTCGACCTGGCGCGGGCTGCGCAGGCCTTGGGCGAACCGCGTGTTGAACTGGCGACCGAGCAGGAAATGCGAATTGTCTGTCCCGATTGCGAGATCGGTGCCGAACCGCCCATCGGCCGGCTGTTCAACCTGAAGACGGTGATGGACGAGCGCCTTTCGAATGACACCTACCTCGTGATGCAGGCCGGCACTCACACCGAGGCCGTCAAACTGCTTCGCGAAGACTGGGAGCGCGTCTGCAATCCGATCAAGGCGCGGATCGCGGTTTGA
- the ktrB_1 gene encoding Ktr system potassium uptake protein B encodes METGLPGGGSAPPTADNLSSKNNSTPQLLSQELNSPAPPRRRIRSAMVTLGRLSTWIVLTPPRRGLERWTRMRPAQQLVLGFASYAVVGTALLCLPFAQQSPARIVDHLFNVTSAISTTGLTTISVRDSYTFFGEFVLLALFQLGGIGYMTLSSLMILARGGRISDTRLGILKAGFAVPHYFVMQRFIVHVVVFTFVAESIGALLLWWRFAALGVQEPLWFAVFHSVSAFATAGFGLANNSLEAFRGDWAINLIIGVLCYLGAIGFIVVQDIYLSIKLREHLITYTSKVILWMTAVIFVVGTAAMYFIEPSVRDLPAAEGLMACAFQVMSASSTAGFNSIPISPLTTATLLIIMAAMVIGASPSGTGGGIKTTSVSALLANLISVLRGRDRVIWLRNEVPALRVLFAVASATLYLCLLATGVTILSLTEKQPFLDLSFEAVSAIGTVGLSTGITGSLSTAGKLVVTFLMFAGRCGPLTLGLALLRPDEPSTDELPGHDDLAV; translated from the coding sequence ATGGAGACCGGCCTCCCCGGCGGCGGATCCGCGCCGCCCACTGCAGACAATCTCTCGTCGAAGAACAACTCCACCCCGCAGTTGCTAAGCCAAGAGCTTAACAGCCCTGCGCCTCCACGGCGGCGCATTCGCTCCGCCATGGTCACACTGGGCCGGCTTTCAACGTGGATCGTCCTGACGCCCCCGCGACGCGGCCTCGAGCGCTGGACGCGCATGCGCCCGGCACAGCAACTCGTGCTGGGTTTCGCGTCCTACGCCGTCGTCGGCACGGCCCTGCTCTGCCTCCCCTTCGCGCAGCAATCGCCGGCGCGAATCGTCGATCACCTGTTCAACGTCACAAGCGCCATTTCGACAACCGGCCTGACGACCATCAGCGTCCGCGACAGTTACACCTTCTTCGGCGAGTTTGTTCTGCTCGCGCTCTTTCAGCTCGGCGGCATCGGTTACATGACGCTGTCGTCGCTCATGATTCTCGCGCGCGGCGGTCGCATTTCCGACACGCGACTTGGAATCCTCAAGGCGGGTTTCGCTGTGCCGCACTACTTCGTCATGCAACGGTTCATCGTGCATGTCGTCGTGTTCACGTTTGTCGCCGAATCAATCGGTGCGTTGCTGCTCTGGTGGCGGTTTGCCGCGCTGGGCGTTCAGGAGCCGCTTTGGTTTGCCGTTTTCCATTCCGTGTCCGCGTTCGCCACAGCCGGTTTCGGCCTGGCCAACAACAGCCTCGAAGCCTTTCGCGGCGACTGGGCGATCAATCTCATCATCGGCGTGCTCTGCTACCTCGGCGCGATCGGGTTCATTGTCGTGCAGGACATTTACCTCTCCATCAAACTCCGCGAGCACCTGATTACCTACACATCCAAGGTCATTCTGTGGATGACCGCGGTGATCTTTGTCGTCGGCACGGCCGCGATGTACTTCATTGAGCCGAGCGTGCGCGATTTGCCTGCCGCCGAGGGCCTCATGGCCTGCGCGTTCCAGGTCATGTCTGCTTCGAGCACGGCAGGGTTTAACTCGATTCCAATCTCACCCCTCACAACCGCCACGCTGCTCATCATCATGGCTGCCATGGTCATCGGCGCGTCACCCAGCGGCACCGGCGGCGGCATCAAGACTACGAGCGTCTCCGCGCTGCTCGCGAACCTGATCAGCGTGCTGCGCGGGCGCGACCGGGTAATCTGGCTGCGGAACGAAGTTCCTGCGTTGCGCGTGCTGTTTGCCGTGGCCTCCGCCACGCTGTACCTTTGCCTGCTTGCCACGGGTGTCACAATTCTGTCGCTCACGGAGAAGCAGCCGTTCCTCGATCTGTCTTTCGAAGCCGTCAGCGCCATCGGCACCGTCGGGCTTTCGACGGGCATTACGGGCAGCCTTTCAACCGCCGGAAAACTCGTTGTGACGTTCCTGATGTTCGCCGGACGATGCGGACCGCTCACGCTCGGCCTGGCGCTGCTGCGGCCCGATGAACCGTCCACCGATGAATTGCCGGGTCACGACGACCTCGCCGTGTGA
- the mnmE_1 gene encoding tRNA modification GTPase MnmE, translated as MNPDDTIVAISSAAGAAARGIVRLSGPAAMDVASGVFDASSATAWPPEAEAMPTQSESMSPSSADASCDPARRTAAQASASKCVEGFVRVGRFRLPGFALVFRAPRSYTAQDVVELHFLGAPVLLGWVVEACIAAGARRAEPGEFTLRAVLAGRMDLSQAHGVAGMIAARSDMQLRAAERLLHGELSRVAGAARERLADLLSLVEGALDFAEEPIEFIMPGQLRDGLMEVRKALAATTAAGVRAERWDQLPRVVIAGRPNAGKSSLLNRMTGLDRAICAPVAGTTRDVLSAPLRLGETECLLIDVAGVGDAVDSLDAQAQRAARDALKSADLVVWVENVTESDPARRAELPVFDVPCLFVGNKCDLLGAPRAAKATGYDLLVSATTGAGLDELKTALAARLQDRESAVSDSAVALMSEHRAALDSALEALNRAIGLATASGETLADADLVAAELRIAAEELGVLAGREDTEDLLGRIFSRFCVGK; from the coding sequence ATGAATCCGGATGATACAATTGTAGCGATTAGCTCGGCGGCGGGGGCGGCTGCCCGGGGGATCGTGCGCCTGTCCGGGCCGGCGGCGATGGATGTGGCATCGGGCGTTTTTGATGCGAGTTCGGCGACAGCTTGGCCGCCCGAGGCTGAGGCCATGCCAACCCAATCTGAATCCATGTCGCCCAGTTCCGCCGACGCGTCATGCGATCCCGCGCGGCGGACCGCGGCGCAAGCCAGTGCAAGCAAATGCGTGGAGGGCTTCGTTCGCGTCGGGCGGTTTCGGCTGCCGGGGTTTGCGCTCGTGTTTCGCGCGCCGCGCAGCTACACCGCGCAGGATGTCGTGGAGCTTCATTTTCTCGGCGCGCCGGTTCTTCTGGGCTGGGTGGTCGAGGCTTGCATCGCCGCCGGGGCGCGGCGAGCCGAGCCGGGGGAGTTCACCCTGCGCGCGGTCCTCGCCGGGCGGATGGACCTTTCGCAGGCACACGGTGTGGCGGGCATGATCGCCGCGCGGTCGGACATGCAGTTGCGAGCGGCCGAGCGACTGCTTCACGGCGAGCTGTCGCGCGTGGCGGGGGCGGCGCGCGAGCGGCTGGCGGATTTGCTTTCATTGGTGGAAGGCGCGCTGGATTTCGCGGAAGAGCCGATCGAGTTCATCATGCCCGGGCAATTGCGAGATGGGTTGATGGAAGTGCGCAAGGCCCTCGCTGCGACAACGGCAGCCGGTGTTCGCGCCGAGCGCTGGGACCAGTTGCCGCGCGTCGTTATCGCAGGGCGGCCGAACGCGGGCAAGTCGAGTCTGCTCAATCGAATGACCGGCCTGGATCGCGCGATCTGCGCGCCCGTGGCGGGAACGACGCGCGACGTGCTTTCCGCGCCGTTGCGACTGGGCGAAACCGAATGCCTGCTGATCGACGTGGCCGGCGTTGGCGATGCGGTTGATTCGCTGGACGCGCAGGCACAGCGAGCAGCGCGCGACGCGCTCAAGTCGGCTGACCTCGTGGTATGGGTGGAGAATGTCACCGAGAGCGACCCGGCACGGCGCGCGGAGTTGCCGGTCTTCGATGTGCCGTGCCTTTTCGTGGGGAACAAGTGCGATCTGCTGGGGGCACCGCGCGCAGCGAAGGCAACCGGGTACGATCTGCTGGTCAGCGCGACCACCGGCGCTGGTCTGGATGAGTTGAAGACGGCGCTTGCGGCGCGTTTGCAGGACCGCGAATCCGCCGTCAGCGATTCGGCCGTCGCGCTGATGTCGGAGCACCGGGCGGCGCTGGATTCGGCGCTGGAGGCGTTGAATCGCGCGATCGGGCTGGCGACGGCATCGGGCGAAACATTGGCCGACGCAGACCTTGTCGCGGCAGAGCTTCGCATTGCGGCGGAGGAGCTGGGTGTGCTTGCGGGGCGGGAGGACACGGAAGATCTGCTGGGGCGAATCTTCTCGCGATTCTGTGTGGGGAAATGA
- the hadL gene encoding (S)-2-haloacid dehalogenase, with product MELDGVFLDMYGTLTTGDRQAVEATCEHLVRDFRLTLSAHELSITWGERFFHALDFCNGAGFLTLFDVERRTLRETMTALGVTMDPTPYAEMLRCYWSNPPLQPEAAAFLQACPLPVCLVSNADRSDIDAVIERHALKLDHVVTSEDARSYKPDRAIFDMALAQTGWQRDRVIHVGDSLHSDVGGAIVAGLRSGWVNRAHRIHDIGTHTPDHEFGDLMEFARWLGQGA from the coding sequence ATGGAACTGGACGGCGTGTTCCTCGATATGTACGGGACGCTGACGACGGGCGATCGCCAGGCGGTGGAGGCGACGTGCGAGCACCTTGTGCGCGACTTTCGTTTGACCCTCTCGGCGCACGAGTTGAGCATCACGTGGGGCGAGCGATTTTTTCACGCGCTGGACTTCTGCAATGGCGCCGGATTCCTGACGCTCTTCGACGTGGAGCGCCGCACGCTGCGCGAGACGATGACCGCGCTCGGCGTCACCATGGACCCGACGCCTTACGCCGAGATGCTGCGGTGCTATTGGAGCAATCCGCCGCTCCAGCCCGAGGCGGCTGCATTTCTTCAGGCGTGCCCGCTGCCGGTGTGTCTCGTATCCAATGCCGATCGCAGCGACATCGACGCCGTCATCGAGCGGCACGCCTTGAAACTCGATCACGTCGTCACCTCGGAGGACGCCCGCAGCTACAAACCCGACCGCGCCATCTTCGACATGGCGCTGGCGCAGACCGGCTGGCAGCGCGATCGGGTGATTCACGTCGGCGACAGTTTGCACAGCGACGTGGGCGGGGCCATCGTCGCCGGCCTCCGCAGCGGCTGGGTCAATCGGGCGCACCGCATCCACGACATCGGCACACACACACCGGACCACGAATTCGGTGATCTCATGGAATTCGCCCGCTGGCTGGGTCAAGGGGCCTGA
- the yrrB_2 gene encoding TPR repeat-containing protein YrrB, whose product MTSHGPTFASRIAPWQAGLLIALAGAAAYANSLNGPFVFDDQYSITENVYIRSLWPLREAVSAPYQSTVSGRPVVAYTLAVNYALGGLSVRGYHVFNVLVHLAAGLLLFGIVRRTLLAARCRERFGQAATGLATATALLWIIHPLQTESVTYVIQRVECLVSLFYLATLYCVIRAASSPRPLPWSAAAVICSALGMGCKEIMVTAPFVIFWYDVVLLGGGIRPTLARRGLTHLGIAATWMILFALIAGGPRSDTVGFGLQGLSAFDYARTQFGVILKYLQLSIFPLHLCIDYAWPTARAWTDWVPQMVAIAVLLAGTIQLLRHHPPLGLIAASFFVILSPTSSFVPIVDAAFEHRMYLALAPLCALAILGAHAILRKWSTNRPAAARLAPGIAFALGALVTVALGARTIARNQDYATAERLWRSTLDVEPANPRAHLALGAVLLREERFDEAIELYRGALQKDARFVAGHYGMAQVLHALKRYDEALVHAEQAVQLDPKYPEANTVRGVILTKLGRHEEAAAAFRRALELDNTHSEAHFYLACIYDEQRNIDAAIHHYRETLRIRPEHANALRQLADILVKMNEPAEAISLYRRNLLYAGESLRVLNGLANALSFTDRIEASIPYYERALALAPDEAGVHFNYANTLARLGRWKDAIPHYEATLRIRPDLVPAQQALARAQAALNTPALNTAASKPSSAPTDQAP is encoded by the coding sequence ATGACCTCGCACGGCCCCACCTTCGCCTCTCGCATCGCCCCATGGCAAGCCGGGCTGCTGATCGCCCTTGCCGGCGCGGCCGCCTACGCCAACAGCCTGAACGGCCCGTTCGTCTTCGACGATCAATATTCCATCACGGAGAACGTCTATATTCGATCGCTGTGGCCGCTGCGCGAGGCGGTGTCCGCCCCCTACCAGTCAACCGTATCGGGCCGGCCGGTCGTCGCGTACACCCTGGCGGTCAATTACGCGCTGGGCGGGTTGAGTGTCCGCGGGTATCACGTTTTCAACGTGCTGGTTCACCTCGCCGCCGGACTGCTGCTGTTCGGCATCGTCCGGCGGACGCTGCTCGCGGCGCGTTGTCGGGAACGATTTGGCCAGGCGGCAACGGGGCTGGCGACCGCGACCGCCCTGCTTTGGATCATCCACCCGCTGCAAACTGAATCGGTGACGTACGTCATTCAGCGCGTCGAATGCCTGGTGAGCCTGTTTTATCTCGCGACGCTGTATTGCGTGATTCGTGCCGCCTCATCGCCGAGGCCGCTGCCCTGGTCGGCCGCCGCGGTCATCTGCTCCGCGTTGGGCATGGGCTGCAAAGAGATCATGGTCACAGCGCCCTTCGTCATCTTCTGGTATGACGTAGTGCTGCTGGGCGGCGGGATTCGCCCAACGCTTGCGCGGCGCGGGCTGACCCATCTCGGCATCGCCGCGACGTGGATGATCCTCTTCGCGCTCATCGCCGGCGGCCCGCGCTCCGACACCGTTGGATTCGGATTGCAAGGCCTTTCGGCGTTTGATTACGCTCGGACGCAATTCGGCGTCATTCTTAAATACCTTCAGCTTTCGATTTTCCCGTTGCACCTCTGCATCGACTATGCCTGGCCGACGGCGCGCGCCTGGACCGACTGGGTGCCGCAAATGGTCGCCATCGCGGTGCTGCTGGCCGGCACGATCCAGCTGCTCCGCCACCACCCGCCGCTCGGCCTGATCGCGGCGAGTTTCTTCGTCATTCTTTCGCCCACATCCAGCTTCGTGCCCATCGTCGATGCGGCGTTTGAGCATCGCATGTACCTCGCGCTCGCTCCGCTTTGCGCCTTGGCCATCCTCGGGGCGCACGCGATCCTGCGAAAATGGAGCACCAACCGTCCCGCTGCGGCGCGGCTCGCACCGGGCATTGCGTTTGCGCTCGGAGCGCTCGTCACGGTTGCGCTGGGAGCGCGCACCATCGCGCGCAATCAGGACTACGCCACCGCCGAACGGCTCTGGCGCAGCACACTCGACGTTGAACCGGCCAACCCTCGAGCGCATCTTGCCCTTGGCGCGGTCCTGCTGCGTGAAGAGCGATTCGATGAGGCCATCGAGCTGTATCGCGGCGCGTTGCAAAAAGATGCCCGCTTTGTCGCGGGGCACTATGGAATGGCCCAGGTGCTCCACGCATTGAAACGCTACGACGAGGCGCTGGTGCATGCCGAACAAGCCGTGCAGCTCGATCCGAAATACCCCGAGGCAAACACCGTGCGCGGCGTGATCCTCACCAAGCTGGGCCGGCACGAGGAGGCCGCTGCGGCCTTTCGCCGGGCGCTGGAACTGGACAACACTCACAGCGAGGCGCACTTCTATCTCGCCTGCATCTACGACGAGCAACGAAACATCGACGCGGCGATTCATCATTATCGGGAGACGCTGCGCATCCGCCCGGAGCACGCGAACGCCCTGCGGCAATTGGCCGACATTCTGGTGAAGATGAACGAACCGGCCGAGGCGATTTCGCTGTATCGGCGAAACCTCCTGTACGCCGGGGAGTCGCTCCGCGTGCTGAACGGTCTGGCCAATGCGCTTTCATTCACCGACCGGATCGAGGCTTCGATCCCTTACTACGAACGGGCGCTAGCGCTCGCGCCCGACGAGGCGGGTGTGCACTTCAATTATGCCAATACGCTGGCACGCCTGGGCCGCTGGAAGGACGCGATTCCGCATTACGAGGCGACGCTCCGCATCCGGCCCGATCTGGTCCCCGCGCAGCAAGCCCTTGCCCGCGCGCAGGCGGCGTTGAACACACCGGCGCTGAACACTGCCGCGTCCAAGCCCTCAAGCGCCCCGACCGATCAGGCCCCTTGA
- a CDS encoding Dehydrogenase, with product MSHPPIPVAVVGVGHMGRHHARLYRELPSAQLVAVVDANADRARECAKDFQCRALTSIDELPPDVRAVTVAVPTIYHLAVAEPLMRRGVAVLVEKPLAPNVEEADRMLAISRETGALLSVGHTERFNPVVRAMQRLQISPKYVETQRISPFRFRSADIGVVSDMMIHDIDIVLNLVKSPVARLDAVGVNVLSRHEDVANARVVFENGAVANLVASRLALKTDRRIRVFSETAYLSLDYQRKTGIAITRDANLDILAMARDGKFDNLADMANVDFGQLVKVEPLLVDDVEPLRAELEAFLDSVATGKPPPVTAEDGAAAVRLASDIVAALGAHRWGH from the coding sequence GTGAGCCATCCCCCAATTCCCGTCGCCGTGGTCGGCGTGGGCCACATGGGCCGGCACCATGCGCGGCTCTATCGCGAGCTGCCTTCGGCACAACTCGTCGCCGTGGTGGATGCGAATGCCGACCGGGCGCGCGAGTGCGCCAAGGATTTTCAATGCCGCGCGCTGACGTCCATTGACGAGCTGCCGCCGGATGTGCGCGCGGTGACGGTCGCGGTGCCCACGATTTATCACCTCGCCGTGGCAGAGCCGCTGATGCGCCGCGGAGTCGCCGTGCTGGTGGAAAAGCCGCTGGCGCCCAACGTCGAAGAAGCTGACCGAATGCTGGCGATCTCGCGGGAGACCGGCGCCTTGCTCTCGGTCGGTCACACCGAACGGTTCAATCCGGTTGTGCGCGCCATGCAGCGGTTGCAGATTTCGCCGAAATACGTCGAGACGCAGCGTATCAGCCCGTTCCGGTTTCGTTCGGCCGATATCGGCGTCGTGTCCGACATGATGATCCACGATATCGACATCGTGCTGAATCTGGTGAAATCGCCGGTCGCCCGGCTCGACGCGGTCGGCGTCAACGTGCTCTCCCGGCATGAGGACGTGGCCAACGCCCGGGTCGTATTTGAGAACGGAGCCGTGGCCAATCTCGTCGCCTCGCGCCTGGCTCTGAAGACCGATCGCCGCATCCGCGTCTTCAGCGAGACGGCCTACCTCTCGCTCGACTACCAGCGCAAGACCGGCATCGCCATCACGCGCGACGCGAATCTCGACATTCTCGCCATGGCCCGCGACGGCAAGTTCGACAACCTCGCCGACATGGCCAACGTCGATTTCGGCCAACTGGTAAAGGTCGAGCCGCTCCTCGTTGACGACGTGGAGCCGCTTCGTGCCGAGCTGGAAGCGTTCCTCGATAGCGTCGCGACCGGCAAACCCCCGCCCGTCACCGCGGAGGACGGCGCCGCCGCGGTGCGGCTCGCTTCCGACATCGTCGCCGCGCTCGGTGCGCATCGCTGGGGCCATTGA
- the lpxA_1 gene encoding Acyl-[acyl-carrier-protein]--UDP-N-acetylglucosamine O-acyltransferase encodes MPRIAPTATVAPQAQIADEVEIGPGCYVGPDVRIGAGSRLIANVTVLGNTQIGERNLFYPGSVIGAAPQDLKYTGTPTRLVIGNDNIFREGVTAHTGTEVAGGLTEVGDHNQFQVGSHIAHDVRVGNHCILSNQVQIAGHVHIEDHVTVSGLVGVQQFVTIGQYSFITGMARCTIDTPPYMIFGFEGNVQGVNIKGLGRWGFDESTIQQLRDLCKKLFPRKNQAAAVFGLRSLYRIMPFIKDDKATISLARRIRDCETNGKLDFHGQYLINFLKRSIFQGVHGRYLESLRRDQGAVPQFYGGGQRS; translated from the coding sequence ATGCCGAGGATTGCCCCGACTGCCACCGTCGCACCCCAGGCGCAGATCGCCGACGAGGTTGAGATCGGGCCGGGTTGCTATGTCGGCCCCGATGTGCGCATCGGAGCCGGTTCGCGCCTGATCGCGAACGTCACCGTCCTGGGCAACACGCAAATCGGCGAGCGCAACCTCTTCTACCCCGGCAGCGTCATCGGCGCCGCACCGCAAGACCTCAAATACACCGGCACGCCGACCCGACTCGTCATCGGCAACGACAACATCTTTCGCGAAGGCGTCACCGCGCACACCGGCACCGAAGTCGCCGGCGGCCTCACCGAAGTCGGCGATCACAATCAGTTTCAGGTCGGCTCGCACATCGCCCACGACGTGCGCGTCGGCAACCATTGCATCCTCTCGAACCAGGTGCAGATCGCAGGACACGTCCACATCGAAGATCACGTGACCGTCTCCGGCCTCGTCGGTGTTCAGCAATTCGTCACCATCGGGCAATACAGCTTCATCACCGGCATGGCGCGCTGCACGATCGACACACCGCCTTACATGATCTTTGGTTTCGAGGGCAACGTGCAGGGCGTGAACATCAAGGGGCTGGGTCGCTGGGGCTTCGATGAGAGCACGATTCAGCAGCTTCGCGATCTGTGCAAGAAACTCTTCCCGCGCAAGAATCAGGCCGCCGCCGTATTCGGGCTGCGCTCCCTGTATCGCATCATGCCGTTCATCAAGGATGACAAAGCGACAATCAGCCTCGCCCGTCGAATTCGAGATTGCGAGACCAACGGCAAACTGGACTTCCACGGCCAGTACCTGATCAATTTCCTCAAGCGATCCATTTTTCAGGGTGTACACGGGCGCTACCTCGAATCGCTCCGCCGCGACCAGGGCGCGGTGCCGCAGTTCTACGGCGGGGGCCAGCGCTCGTGA
- the lpxC gene encoding UDP-3-O-[3-hydroxymyristoyl] N-acetylglucosamine deacetylase: MKPQQTIQNPTEISGRGLFTGEEVVVRFKPASADTGITFVRVDAPVPARIKAHVDNVTKRARRTSIRNGTLTVETVEHCMAALHGLGIDNLEIEISGGELPGGDGSSNIFVDAIHQAGITDLGVEQKPLIIRETVRVAEGDAELIAVPTDTDDLNIIYDLDYGSGGPIPRQIYALRLSAESFLHDVAPARTFLTEEEARQFQAAGLGKHLTHQDVVVIGSEGVIGNAFRYPDECVRHKILDLIGDLYLAGRPIRGRIIARKSGHSLNHELVRKLLEAIKTQERNAQLGAQAVYDSLALRRILPHRYPFLLIDRVVELDEDRKAVGIKNVTINEPFFQGHYPAQPIMPGVLILEAMAQLAGILLSQKLEHTGKVAVLLSMDHVKFRKPVLPGDQLVLHVQNIRVKARTGHVRAWAMVLDTVVAEAEIKFMMVDAEGA; this comes from the coding sequence TTGAAGCCGCAGCAGACCATCCAAAACCCGACTGAAATCAGCGGCCGGGGTCTCTTCACGGGGGAAGAAGTGGTCGTGCGCTTCAAGCCGGCCTCTGCCGACACGGGCATCACGTTTGTCCGGGTCGATGCCCCGGTCCCGGCTCGCATCAAAGCCCACGTCGATAATGTCACCAAGCGCGCCCGGCGCACCAGCATCCGCAACGGCACGCTGACGGTGGAAACGGTCGAGCATTGCATGGCCGCCCTGCACGGGCTGGGCATCGATAATCTCGAAATCGAGATCAGCGGCGGCGAACTGCCCGGCGGCGACGGCAGCTCCAACATCTTCGTCGATGCCATTCACCAGGCCGGCATCACCGATCTGGGCGTCGAACAAAAGCCGCTGATCATTCGCGAGACCGTGCGTGTCGCCGAGGGCGATGCCGAGTTGATCGCCGTCCCGACCGATACCGACGATTTGAACATCATTTACGACCTGGACTACGGCTCGGGCGGACCGATCCCACGCCAGATTTATGCGTTGCGCTTGTCGGCCGAGTCGTTCCTGCACGATGTCGCCCCGGCGCGCACCTTCCTCACCGAGGAGGAAGCCCGGCAGTTTCAGGCCGCCGGCCTCGGAAAGCACCTCACCCATCAGGATGTCGTTGTCATCGGAAGCGAAGGCGTCATCGGCAATGCGTTCCGCTACCCGGACGAGTGCGTGCGGCACAAGATTCTCGATCTCATCGGCGACCTGTATCTCGCCGGGAGACCGATTCGCGGGCGCATCATCGCTCGAAAAAGCGGCCACTCGCTGAACCATGAACTGGTCCGCAAGCTGCTGGAGGCGATCAAGACGCAGGAGCGCAACGCCCAGCTGGGCGCGCAAGCCGTGTACGACTCGCTCGCCCTTCGGCGAATCCTCCCCCACCGCTACCCGTTTCTGCTGATTGACCGGGTCGTGGAGCTGGACGAAGACCGCAAGGCGGTTGGAATCAAGAACGTCACCATTAACGAGCCGTTTTTTCAGGGGCATTACCCGGCCCAGCCGATCATGCCGGGGGTGCTGATTCTCGAGGCCATGGCTCAGTTGGCCGGGATTCTGCTCTCCCAGAAGCTGGAACACACCGGTAAGGTGGCGGTTCTGTTGTCCATGGATCATGTGAAATTCCGCAAACCGGTGCTCCCGGGGGACCAGCTCGTTTTGCATGTGCAGAATATCCGGGTGAAGGCTCGGACGGGCCATGTCCGGGCCTGGGCGATGGTCCTGGATACGGTAGTGGCGGAAGCGGAAATAAAGTTTATGATGGTGGACGCGGAGGGGGCCTAA
- the lpxD_2 gene encoding UDP-3-O-acylglucosamine N-acyltransferase → MPQYRPSLTVADLAGLCNGRTADPSRGGVVLRAVAAAHEAGPDAITWVTEARHAEQAAASQAGAILCTEKLMPGEPRAVFVDDPEFAMTKVLAHFFVPPQPPEPGIHPTAVVDASARLGRDVRVGAHAVIHGDVHIGDGSVVHEGVSIGRGVTIGTGTTLFDRVVIYDRCTIGNDVVIHAGSVIGADGFGYVYRKGRHHKLPHLGTVIIEDDVELGAGVCVDRGKLGATRIGRGTKIDNLVQVAHNVQIAPLCVIAAQTGISGSVEVGAGVAMGGQVGIAHGLKIGSEVRIAAKSGIMNDVPDGQTVVGSPAQDRSTAFRELARVRKLPELFEQVAELTKRVRDLEAAADHPKPD, encoded by the coding sequence ATGCCCCAGTACCGTCCTTCTCTGACCGTCGCGGACCTTGCCGGTCTGTGTAACGGCCGCACAGCGGACCCGTCGCGCGGCGGCGTGGTTCTGCGCGCCGTTGCTGCAGCACACGAGGCAGGCCCCGACGCCATTACCTGGGTGACCGAAGCGCGACACGCGGAACAAGCGGCTGCATCGCAGGCGGGGGCGATCCTCTGCACAGAAAAGCTCATGCCCGGCGAGCCGCGAGCCGTCTTCGTGGACGATCCCGAGTTCGCCATGACAAAGGTGTTAGCGCACTTTTTCGTGCCGCCGCAGCCGCCCGAACCGGGTATACATCCAACGGCGGTGGTCGATGCGTCCGCGCGCCTGGGGCGCGACGTGCGCGTCGGCGCGCACGCGGTCATCCACGGCGACGTGCACATCGGTGACGGCTCGGTGGTACACGAAGGCGTCAGCATCGGTCGCGGCGTGACGATCGGAACGGGCACGACGCTGTTTGATCGCGTCGTGATCTATGACCGCTGCACGATCGGCAACGACGTCGTGATTCACGCCGGTTCAGTGATCGGAGCCGATGGATTCGGTTACGTGTATCGCAAGGGCAGGCACCACAAGCTGCCGCACCTAGGCACGGTGATCATCGAGGACGACGTGGAACTCGGCGCGGGCGTGTGCGTGGACCGCGGCAAACTCGGCGCTACGCGCATCGGACGCGGGACGAAGATCGATAACCTCGTTCAGGTGGCGCACAACGTTCAGATTGCCCCGTTGTGCGTCATCGCGGCGCAGACGGGCATTTCCGGCAGCGTCGAAGTCGGCGCGGGCGTGGCGATGGGCGGACAGGTCGGAATTGCCCATGGGTTGAAGATCGGCAGCGAGGTTCGCATCGCGGCGAAAAGTGGTATCATGAACGACGTGCCGGACGGGCAGACGGTCGTCGGATCGCCGGCCCAGGATCGATCGACCGCGTTTCGCGAGTTGGCGCGCGTTCGCAAGTTGCCGGAATTGTTCGAGCAAGTCGCCGAGTTAACGAAGCGAGTCCGCGACCTTGAAGCCGCAGCAGACCATCCAAAACCCGACTGA